In one Deinococcus detaillensis genomic region, the following are encoded:
- the menC gene encoding o-succinylbenzoate synthase, whose protein sequence is MRLDRAELRLVSLPLLKPFRTSFGVMNGKTFVLLRLFGEGLEGVSEGVMDVRPDFREETTSGALALLQETILPSVLGQDFANPEHLMRHLSGIRGNRMALASVEMAFWDLWAKSLGLPLSTVLGGVRNEVAVGVSLGIQPSIEATVDSAVRHAEQGYKRIKLKIQPGWDVKMVRAVKAALGDLPVTVDANAAYSLGQINTLRELDTLGLDYIEQPLAWDDMRDHAKLQALMQTPLCLDECITSAQDTRKALEMAACRLINIKVGRVGGHLEARRIHDVAAAFSAPVWCGGMLESGIGRAHNIHLATLENFTKPGDTSSSSRYWARDIVHEPLETSGGMMPVPGGAGIGVTLDLPFLDTLTQMKVDVKPQRTSAAPAVP, encoded by the coding sequence GTGCGACTTGACCGCGCCGAGCTTCGCCTCGTTTCGCTGCCGCTCCTAAAGCCCTTCCGCACTTCGTTTGGAGTGATGAATGGCAAGACGTTCGTGCTGCTACGCCTCTTCGGTGAGGGACTGGAGGGCGTGTCAGAAGGCGTCATGGACGTGCGGCCCGATTTCCGGGAGGAAACCACCAGCGGCGCACTAGCCCTGCTGCAAGAAACCATTTTGCCGAGCGTGCTGGGCCAAGACTTCGCCAACCCCGAACACCTGATGCGCCATTTATCGGGAATCCGCGGCAACCGGATGGCGCTGGCGTCCGTCGAAATGGCCTTCTGGGATTTGTGGGCCAAGAGTCTGGGGCTGCCGCTCTCTACCGTGCTGGGCGGCGTCAGAAACGAGGTGGCGGTGGGCGTGTCGCTGGGCATCCAGCCGAGCATCGAGGCCACCGTGGACTCTGCCGTGCGCCACGCCGAGCAGGGCTACAAGCGCATCAAACTCAAGATTCAGCCGGGCTGGGACGTTAAAATGGTGCGGGCGGTCAAGGCGGCACTGGGTGACTTGCCGGTCACGGTGGACGCCAATGCCGCGTACTCGCTGGGGCAGATCAACACCCTGCGCGAACTCGATACACTCGGCCTCGATTACATCGAGCAGCCACTGGCCTGGGACGACATGCGCGACCACGCCAAGTTGCAAGCCCTGATGCAGACGCCGCTGTGCTTAGACGAGTGCATCACCTCGGCACAGGACACCCGCAAGGCGCTGGAAATGGCTGCTTGCCGCCTGATCAACATCAAAGTCGGACGGGTCGGCGGTCACTTGGAAGCGCGGCGGATTCACGACGTGGCCGCTGCATTCAGCGCTCCGGTGTGGTGCGGCGGGATGCTGGAAAGCGGAATCGGCAGAGCGCACAACATCCACCTCGCCACACTGGAAAACTTCACCAAGCCCGGCGACACCAGCAGTTCCTCGCGGTACTGGGCACGCGACATTGTTCATGAACCGCTGGAAACGTCGGGCGGCATGATGCCCGTTCCGGGGGGTGCGGGCATCGGCGTCACGCTGGACTTGCCGTTTTTAGACACGCTGACACAGATGAAGGTGGACGTAAAACCGCAGCGCACTTCCGCCGCGCCAGCCGTACCTTGA